Genomic segment of Thiohalospira halophila DSM 15071:
GGCGCTGTTCCGGACGGCGAAGTACCGGCCGACCTATCCGCCGGACGGCTTTGCCGACCTGGAGGCCGCCCGACAGTGGGTCCTGGACTTCGTGACCTGGTACAACCAGGAGCACCGGCACAGCGCCATCCGGTACGTCACGCCGGCCGAGCGGCATCGGGGCCGGGATGAAGGCCTCCTGGCGCGCCGGCAGCACCGCTATCAGCAGGCCAGGGCCGCAAAGCCGGAGCGCTGGGGCAGCCGACCGATACGCGACTGGACCCCCATCGGGGCGGTCCATTTGAACCCAGAGCCGGTAGTAGAGGCCGCATGAGCCGAGGTGCCAACTTCCTTGACAGCCACCGGGGGCTGGCCGGGCCCCAATAAAGCGATTCGGGTACAAGAATCCGGATCGGGGCCGGACCCGGTAGCCGCAGCCCTTCTAGCGGTGGGTGGCCCATGACGACCGCAAGGCGCGGTGCCGCCAGAGCGTGCGCAGGTTGAGGACCAGGCCCAGCGTGCCGAAGAGCAGGACGGCCAGGATCAGGGTGGGGAAGTAGATGAAGCCGAAGACGTTCAGCTCGATGGGATGGAGGAGCAGCCAGGGGATGGGCAGGCAGGGCAGGAGCCAGCGGTGGTTGCGCAGGAAGGTGGCCCCCAGCCCGTTGCGCGGCCCGGCTACCAGGCGGGCCAGCAGCCGGAACAGGCCGTAGCGGAACAGGGCGATGAGGAGCATGCCCTTGAGCAGCGCCAGGGGCGGCACCTGGTAGACGTTGATGGCCACCCGCTCGGCGAGACCGCCCTCCACCAGCGCCATCCAGGTCAGGGCCGCGTGCAGGGGGTGGACCAGGACCATCAGGGCGAACCAGCCCGCCTCCCGCACCCGCTCGGTCCACGCCACCGCCATCACCAGCCGACCCCCACCGCCAGGGTGCCCACCCCACCCGCCTCACCGCCGTAGGCACCCAGGCGGTAGTAGATCGGCCCGCGCGGTGCGTGCTGGAGGGTCAGCCCGGTATAGTCCCGATCGCGGTAGTCCAGCCGCGAGAGTCCGAGCTTGAACACCCGGTAGAGGGAGACATTCTCGGTGAAGCCCAGCGTGAACCGTT
This window contains:
- a CDS encoding integrase core domain-containing protein — translated: ALFRTAKYRPTYPPDGFADLEAARQWVLDFVTWYNQEHRHSAIRYVTPAERHRGRDEGLLARRQHRYQQARAAKPERWGSRPIRDWTPIGAVHLNPEPVVEAA